Below is a window of Deinococcus misasensis DSM 22328 DNA.
TGGCTTCTTTGACCCAGTCGAGCACACAGGCTTGAAAGTGCGTAGGGTCGAGCCTGGCGAAGACCCGATTGAAGGTGTCATGGGAGGGTATACCGGTGTGGAGGTCCAGGAAGCTTGAGAGCCAATCCCGTTTGAGTTCCCCAAAATCCTCCATGTCATAGAAGCTGTCTGCATCGCTGAGCACAGCACACAGGGCAATGACGATCACGTTGATGAGGGGTTGATTGAGCCCTCGGTTTGTCCGGGGATCAGGGAGCTCAGAGAAGTGCTGGACTGCGAGTTTCAGTTGCTCGGGGTTCATGTCTTACCTTAACCCCTTCGCGACGTGCGTCACCCCTGCCTTTGTGGAGTTTTGAACGCTTGAAGCATGAGAAAGGTCGTATTCTTGAGTTTATGGTACGTTATACCCGCATTCCCAGTTCAAGCCTGCGTGTGACCGGCACAGACCGTCTGGATTTCCTGATGGGTCAGATGACCGGGCACCTGAAAAACGCCCCCACGCCGGGCCGGGTGCCTGCCCTCTTTTTGAACGTCAAAGGCCAGATTGAGCAGGTGGCCCAGGTGTACCGCCGTGACAGCGACCTGTACGTTCACCTTCCTGAAGACGAGGCTGCCATGCTGGCCGCACGTTTCAAAAAGTACATCATTTTTGATCAGGTGGAGATCGAAGACACCTCTGAAACGCTGGTCACTTTCCACCTCTGGGGCGACAACCCCGAGCAGGAAATCCCCGGCTGGAAAGCAGAAGGCCCGGACACCCAGCACATCCAGTGGGAAGAGGGGTTCACCGTGCTGGTTTCCCGAATTCGCAGAAGCCAGAATGTGGGTCTGGACATCCACCTCCTGCGCAGCAAAATTCTGGACTTTTATGAATTCATCAAGCTGGAAGAAGCTGCGTGGGAAGAACTGCACATGGAACGCATTCTGGCCGGAATCCCAGACGCCTACACCGATGGATTCATGGGGTATTTGCCTCAGGAGTGCGGCATGGAATTTGCAGTCAGTTACCAGAAAGGCTGCTACATCGGGCAGGAAATCATGGCCCGGGTGGAAGCCAGAGGCAACACCCGCCACCATCTGGTTCGCTTGCGTGGCGAAGACATCCCGAGCTTCACAGACATCACCTTAGACGGCAAAACCGTGGGCAAAACCGGCATCAGTCTGGGTGACACCTGCCTTGCGGTGCTGCGCAAAGACATCGATTGGGGCACCCCTGTCACCATCGAAGAGGCCAGTGCTGCCCCTGAAGCCCTCCCCACCCTGAGTCTGGTCTAAATGGGTTTGCTGGAACAACTCAAAGCCACCCGAGGCAAACCCACCCCCGAGCAGGCCCATGCCATTTTGCGCACGGTGTACCTGCTGGCTTTTCTGGTGTTGATTGTCCCGATTGCCCTGTTGGGTGTGCTGTTTGTTGGACAGCAGTGGAGCCTGTTGTATTTCTGGGTCTGGCTGGGCCTCAGTGTGCTGCTGTCCTCGGGGGTGCTGGCCATGGCTGGTCGGGCTTTTCAGGAAGAAGCCTCGTTTAAAAATGCCATCACGGTGGCCATCCGGCTGGGCAGTGCTCCAGCCGTTCCGGCGCTCTTTGCCGCCCTCAATTACTCCAATCTCTGGTATTTGCTGGCGTTCATGGGGCTCAGCGGGGTGTTTTATCTGGTGGGTTCCCTGATGCTGAGAGGGTACTCGGGACCATACAAGGTGTGACTTCATGGAGAAAAGCACATTTCTTGCAAGCTATGCTGCTTACCAGCTTGCAATTCGTCAGGTGATCCAACGCCTCGAAAAAGCGTATGAAACAGTCATTTCTCCTGAAAATGCCAATGCTGGGGATGCTTTTCCAGCACATGGGACTTTGGAAGGGCTGACCTTTCACTTTCATGGTCTGGGATGCACAGCCATCCTTGAAGGTCAAAGGGTGGAGTGGGACTGGCTGAATGTCAATTGAGACCGTCATGACCTCTTGGACCCTTGGAAATTCTGGCGGTTTATCAAGCATGATCAAGAGGTTCCAGAACAACCATCCGAATTTGAGGATTTTAAACATCAATTGAGAGTGCTGGTCGAGCAGGGTGTATTGCGACCTTTTTCTGACGATGGTCACCTGTATGAAGTTGCCGATTAAAACAAAATCCCCCTGAAATTTCAGGGGGATTTTGTGAACTGCTGACCTTTTAAACCTGTTCCACCAGTGCAGGAACGGTTTTCAGGGCCTCTTCAAAGTCTGCAATGATGTCATCGATGTGCTCGATGCCCACCGAGATGCGGACCAGACCGGGCGTGACCCCTGCGGAACGCTGCTCGGCTTCGGAAAGCTGGCTGTGGGTGGTGCTGGCCGGGTGGATCACCAGGGTTTTGGTGTCTCCAACGTTGGCCAGCAAAGACGCCAGTTTGACGTTGTTCACGAAGGCTTCTCCAGCTGCGCGGCCCCCTTTCAATTCAAACCCGAGGATGCTTCCGGCCCCTCTGGGGAAGTATTTCTGGGCCAGAGCATGGTGCGCGTGAGAGGGCAGGTCGGGGTGAATGACCCGCTCCACCTCGGGGTGGTTGGAAAGGAATTCGGCCAGTTTGTGGGTGTTCTGGATGTGGCGTTCTGCCCTGAGGGACAGGGTTTCCAGACCGGTGATGAACAGGCTGGCATGGTGCGGACTTAACGTGGTCCCGAGGTCGCGCAGGTTTTCCACGCGGGCACGGATCACAAAAGCGATGTTGGGCAGGCCCAATGGGTTCCCTTCGCCGAAGACCTCCCAGAAGTTCAGGCCGTGGTAACTGGGGCTTGGCTCGGTGAACAGGGGGTAACGTCCGTTGCCCCAGTTGAAGTTTCCACCGTCCACAATGAGGCCACCGATGGCCTGACCGTGACCGCCAATCCACTTGCTGGCGCTGTGAATCACGATGTTGGCCCCATGCTCGATGGGACGGATCAGGTACCCACCCTGCCCGAAAGTGTTGTCCACGAGGACCGCCACACCTTTTTCGTGGGCGACTTTGGCAATTTCAGCCAGATCGGGGATGTTCAGGGCCGGGTTGCCGATGGACTCCAGAAACACCCCTTTGGTGTTTTCGTCGATCAGTGCAGCGAATTCCTCTGGACGCTCTTCAGAGGAGGTGAATTTCACGTTGATCCCAAGGCGGGGCAGGGTCACCTTGAACAGGTTGTAGGTTCCGCCGTACAGGTTGGGGGTGGACACGATGTTGTCCCCCTGCTGGGCAAGGGTCAGGATGCTGAGAAGCACCCCGGCGTGACCACTGGCCACTGCCAGAGCACCAACGCCACCCTCAAGGGCAGCAATGCGGCTTTCCAGCACCTCATTGGTGGGGTTCATGATCCGTGAGTAGATGTTGCCAAACTCGCGCAGACCGAACAGATTGGCTGCGTGTTCCGCATTGCGGAAGTTGTAACTGGTGGTCTGGTAAATGGGGGTGGCGCGGCTCCCGGTGGTCGGGTCGGGGGTCTGGCCAGCGTGGACTTGCAGGGTTTCAAACTTTGGCATGCTTTTTCTCCTCCCAAAAGGGTTGTTTCCAAATTTGGGGGAGCAATGAATCCCCCTCTCTGAGAAAACCAGACATCGTTGTCTGTGTTTTGAGAAGGGGATGGGTGTGCAGTCCATGCCTTCTCTTATCGTTCCAGCCACCTTTGGCAGGTCTGAAAGCACCGTGTCGCAATGGGGATCGGTTGCTGTGATGGTCTCGGAGTCAGTTCTCTCGCATCACTCGGGATAAGAGCGTCAGGGGTAAGCCTGACGTGGAAAACAGTGTACCGGAGGGCGGGTTTAATTGTCAACAAGTTTTGTCAACTGGTGTAGAACTGCGGCTCGCTGAGGGCAAAAGAAATGCCGAGGGCCAAGGGCCGAGAGCTAAAGAAAGCTTTGGCTAAAGCAATCAAGGGCGAGGTATGCCGTCTTGTGCAAAACGAGGGACCACACGTTGGTCCCTCTGCCCGCTCGCCCCTACAGATATCCTTGACCAGTTCTAATATGTGCAGCACGATGCTCTCGGCTCTCGGCTCTCGGCTCTCGGCCTCAGGGCAAGGCCCGCCGAGCCCTTATTTGGGCACAATCCACTTCTCAACCAACTTCTGGTACTCTCCACTCTTCTTCAGGCGGTCCAGAGTGGCATTGGCAGCATTGACCAGATCGCTGTTCTTGAAGATGGCGATGCCGTAATCTTCAGAAACCAGATCCTTGCCTGCCTGCTGGAACTGTCCAGAACGGGTCTTTTTCAGGTAATCCACGGTGGGTTTGTCTCCAACGATGGCGTCAATGCGTCCGTTTTGCACGTCACTGAGGCCCGAGGCGAAGTCGTC
It encodes the following:
- a CDS encoding ISAs1 family transposase gives rise to the protein MNPEQLKLAVQHFSELPDPRTNRGLNQPLINVIVIALCAVLSDADSFYDMEDFGELKRDWLSSFLDLHTGIPSHDTFNRVFARLDPTHFQACVLDWVKEA
- a CDS encoding YgfZ/GcvT domain-containing protein; the protein is MVRYTRIPSSSLRVTGTDRLDFLMGQMTGHLKNAPTPGRVPALFLNVKGQIEQVAQVYRRDSDLYVHLPEDEAAMLAARFKKYIIFDQVEIEDTSETLVTFHLWGDNPEQEIPGWKAEGPDTQHIQWEEGFTVLVSRIRRSQNVGLDIHLLRSKILDFYEFIKLEEAAWEELHMERILAGIPDAYTDGFMGYLPQECGMEFAVSYQKGCYIGQEIMARVEARGNTRHHLVRLRGEDIPSFTDITLDGKTVGKTGISLGDTCLAVLRKDIDWGTPVTIEEASAAPEALPTLSLV
- a CDS encoding O-acetylhomoserine aminocarboxypropyltransferase/cysteine synthase family protein — protein: MPKFETLQVHAGQTPDPTTGSRATPIYQTTSYNFRNAEHAANLFGLREFGNIYSRIMNPTNEVLESRIAALEGGVGALAVASGHAGVLLSILTLAQQGDNIVSTPNLYGGTYNLFKVTLPRLGINVKFTSSEERPEEFAALIDENTKGVFLESIGNPALNIPDLAEIAKVAHEKGVAVLVDNTFGQGGYLIRPIEHGANIVIHSASKWIGGHGQAIGGLIVDGGNFNWGNGRYPLFTEPSPSYHGLNFWEVFGEGNPLGLPNIAFVIRARVENLRDLGTTLSPHHASLFITGLETLSLRAERHIQNTHKLAEFLSNHPEVERVIHPDLPSHAHHALAQKYFPRGAGSILGFELKGGRAAGEAFVNNVKLASLLANVGDTKTLVIHPASTTHSQLSEAEQRSAGVTPGLVRISVGIEHIDDIIADFEEALKTVPALVEQV